From a region of the Methanolobus tindarius DSM 2278 genome:
- a CDS encoding alpha-2-macroglobulin family protein, with the protein MNLKGKKTGSLIIIVSLFAVIISGCVGSDDLSSNIAGQCGGQVASSGDEFLILAPKMLFSGGESSITMAAFSDNEPVERCVEYTLTDENNNEISLVQASTSESGNVVASFEVPDVEEGTYTLTAKPTGYDTEFEATVTVVNNNPLFIETDKPIYKPGQTINGRIVSLNNNLVPVQEDITVEITDAKGIKVFKEELNSNEYGVVSFDLPLASELNLGTWKITAKAGDSSSMVDIQVDKYVLPKFDVSLETPQEWFLVSDEITGTVSANYFFGKVVEGDVLVEASRYVGKWEQYATFSGTLENGSIEFELPEVEYAAGTYGAGGQASLMLNVTVTDTGNHSESTNKLLTIAESPLVIQLIPESSTIKPGMPLQVLIVTKDPGGNPVDAEVTVETGLRNDTYDYTSDEFTLNTEGGVSMLELDIPENSTSLDISAHADDAWASEYLYAAYSPSASFIHITQTSDGVPEVGDTISFHVYSTNPGTVFYDVFANGRTVYSATSDEADISIPVTPQMSPQAKVVAYMINPNSEVSVDVLPFDVEFSTQVDFSSSFSSESAEPGDDVTVDFDTGSKSMIGFSIVDESVYALSEGRLNLKQVFDELEIRFMEPQAESHPRYMIGAYDALYNEGVVVMSSPGIDVPESRDVYQLTGREVVIDGANFAGFMMDVDEEMGEEMPAMAMEADSAKSVTVTDSADDGELAEVQRVRQFFPETWVWMPELLTDEDGLASVDLNAPDSITTWRLHAVSTGPEGIGISESSLTVFQDFFVDPDLPYSVTRGEEFPVQVQVYNYLDTEQDVKLTLSGANWFKIIGDDVQTVTVDGNGAGYISFTISPTKVGKQIVEITGQTTERADAVRKDIIVEAEGTTREIVDNGVLSSGSVELDTTLPADIVSDSEKILVSFTPSIVAQSISGVDDLLGMPYGCGEQNMMLFSTDVEVLRYLKATGQDNPEVRAKAEMYIITGYQRELTYRHSDGSFSAFGESDENGSLWLTSFVLSQFSAARDVTTIDENILSEAADWIESYQQEDGSWEQVGFVIHQDMMGGVSGTYALTAYTTLALEEYGSANPVVMSKAQQYLEDNLAGQDDPYALAIGTLALQKLDSSMADEALIELLAISKQDEDGMYWGYGDGDVRLPYEHGGYGFIAPSSKNVETTAYATLALIEANNPSATSSLKWIAAQRNSNGGFSSTQDTVMAFRALMSAAASAGRDIDATVHVIADGTEISSVEVNQQNFDVVQIIEIPDDVSTVTLSLEGTGDLNYQLVRRFNVILPDVVEQNEIELDVEYDSTDVSVNDIVTVNAHIKYNGITGIDGTTSSSGMMIVDLAVPTGFSPVTSSLEATKASEEKITLYEIAGRKVIFYIDDMQAGEELNFSMQVQALFPVKAVVSESKAYSYYNPEVVAEVKGMNVTVV; encoded by the coding sequence TTGAACTTAAAAGGGAAAAAAACAGGCTCGTTAATAATTATAGTATCGTTGTTTGCAGTGATAATTTCAGGTTGTGTCGGAAGTGATGATCTTTCTTCCAATATAGCCGGTCAGTGTGGTGGTCAGGTAGCTTCATCAGGTGATGAGTTTCTGATACTTGCACCAAAAATGCTCTTTTCAGGCGGTGAAAGCTCAATCACCATGGCAGCTTTCTCAGACAATGAACCGGTTGAGCGGTGTGTTGAATATACTCTTACCGATGAGAACAACAACGAGATAAGTCTTGTACAGGCATCAACATCAGAATCTGGAAATGTCGTTGCTTCCTTTGAAGTGCCCGATGTTGAAGAAGGAACTTATACACTTACAGCAAAGCCCACAGGTTATGATACAGAATTTGAGGCAACAGTAACAGTGGTAAATAACAACCCTCTGTTCATAGAAACCGATAAACCAATTTACAAGCCGGGACAAACAATTAACGGAAGAATTGTTTCCCTGAACAACAACCTCGTACCTGTTCAGGAGGATATAACCGTTGAAATAACAGATGCAAAAGGTATCAAGGTCTTCAAGGAAGAATTAAACTCAAATGAGTATGGTGTTGTTTCCTTTGATCTGCCTCTTGCATCAGAATTGAACCTTGGTACGTGGAAAATAACTGCAAAAGCCGGTGACTCTTCTTCCATGGTTGACATCCAGGTGGACAAATATGTACTTCCTAAGTTTGATGTTTCACTTGAAACCCCGCAGGAATGGTTCCTTGTATCTGATGAAATTACAGGCACCGTTTCAGCCAATTATTTCTTTGGAAAAGTAGTTGAAGGTGATGTTCTTGTGGAGGCTTCACGCTATGTTGGTAAGTGGGAACAATACGCAACTTTTTCCGGCACACTTGAGAACGGTTCAATTGAGTTTGAGCTTCCTGAAGTAGAATACGCAGCCGGGACATACGGTGCAGGTGGACAGGCAAGTCTCATGCTCAATGTGACTGTAACAGACACAGGCAATCACAGTGAATCCACAAACAAGCTTCTGACAATTGCAGAATCTCCGCTTGTTATCCAGCTTATTCCCGAATCAAGTACAATAAAACCCGGAATGCCTCTTCAGGTTCTTATTGTTACAAAAGATCCAGGAGGAAATCCTGTTGATGCTGAAGTAACAGTAGAGACTGGTTTGAGAAATGACACTTATGATTACACAAGTGACGAGTTCACCTTGAACACCGAAGGCGGTGTTTCAATGCTTGAACTGGATATTCCTGAAAATAGTACAAGTCTGGACATTTCAGCACATGCAGACGATGCCTGGGCTAGTGAGTATCTGTATGCAGCTTACTCTCCAAGTGCCAGTTTCATTCACATCACCCAGACAAGTGACGGAGTGCCGGAAGTTGGTGACACGATTTCATTCCACGTCTATTCTACAAATCCGGGAACTGTATTCTATGATGTGTTTGCCAATGGAAGAACAGTTTATTCAGCAACAAGCGATGAAGCTGATATTAGCATTCCAGTAACGCCGCAGATGAGCCCACAGGCAAAGGTTGTTGCTTACATGATAAACCCCAACAGCGAAGTTTCAGTGGATGTGCTTCCATTCGATGTAGAATTCTCTACTCAGGTTGACTTTTCCAGCTCATTCAGCAGTGAATCCGCTGAACCGGGGGATGATGTTACAGTTGATTTCGATACAGGCAGCAAATCAATGATTGGATTCTCCATAGTTGATGAGTCAGTCTATGCTCTCAGCGAAGGCAGGCTCAATCTCAAGCAGGTCTTCGATGAACTCGAAATTCGTTTCATGGAACCTCAGGCAGAATCACATCCAAGGTACATGATAGGTGCTTATGATGCTCTTTACAATGAGGGTGTGGTAGTTATGTCATCGCCGGGAATTGATGTTCCTGAATCTCGAGACGTTTATCAGTTAACAGGTCGTGAAGTTGTTATTGACGGTGCAAACTTTGCAGGTTTCATGATGGATGTAGATGAAGAAATGGGTGAAGAAATGCCCGCAATGGCAATGGAAGCAGATTCGGCAAAGAGCGTAACAGTGACAGATAGTGCTGACGATGGCGAACTTGCCGAAGTGCAGCGTGTGCGTCAGTTCTTCCCAGAAACATGGGTTTGGATGCCTGAACTCCTCACCGATGAGGATGGTCTTGCAAGTGTTGACCTGAATGCACCGGACAGCATCACTACATGGAGATTGCATGCAGTTTCAACCGGACCGGAAGGAATTGGTATTTCTGAATCCAGCCTCACGGTTTTCCAGGACTTCTTCGTTGATCCGGATCTTCCATATTCTGTGACAAGGGGAGAAGAATTCCCTGTACAGGTACAGGTCTACAATTATCTTGATACTGAGCAGGATGTCAAGCTCACATTAAGCGGTGCCAACTGGTTCAAAATCATCGGTGATGATGTCCAGACGGTCACCGTGGATGGAAATGGTGCGGGATATATCAGCTTTACAATCAGTCCTACGAAAGTTGGAAAACAGATCGTTGAGATAACAGGCCAGACAACAGAAAGAGCCGATGCGGTGAGAAAGGACATCATTGTTGAAGCTGAAGGTACAACCCGTGAGATTGTTGATAACGGAGTACTCAGTAGTGGTTCTGTGGAGCTTGATACAACACTTCCGGCAGACATTGTTTCAGATTCAGAGAAGATTCTTGTGAGTTTCACTCCAAGTATTGTTGCCCAGAGCATAAGCGGTGTGGACGATCTGCTTGGTATGCCTTATGGGTGTGGTGAACAGAATATGATGCTATTCTCAACTGACGTTGAGGTATTGAGATACCTCAAAGCAACCGGACAGGATAATCCGGAAGTCCGTGCAAAGGCTGAGATGTACATAATAACAGGGTACCAGCGTGAACTTACATACCGCCACAGCGATGGCTCCTTCTCAGCATTCGGTGAAAGTGATGAAAACGGCAGTCTATGGCTAACTTCATTTGTGCTGTCCCAGTTCAGTGCTGCAAGGGATGTTACCACAATTGATGAGAATATTCTTTCTGAGGCTGCAGACTGGATAGAATCCTACCAGCAGGAAGATGGTTCATGGGAGCAGGTCGGTTTTGTGATTCATCAGGACATGATGGGTGGTGTTAGTGGCACTTATGCTCTTACAGCATACACAACCCTTGCACTGGAGGAATATGGTTCAGCGAACCCTGTTGTCATGTCAAAAGCCCAGCAGTACCTTGAAGATAATCTTGCAGGCCAGGATGATCCTTATGCTCTTGCAATCGGAACTCTTGCATTGCAGAAACTTGACAGTTCTATGGCTGATGAAGCTCTTATTGAGCTGCTGGCAATCTCAAAACAGGATGAAGATGGTATGTACTGGGGATATGGTGACGGTGATGTCAGACTCCCATACGAACACGGTGGCTATGGATTTATAGCTCCTTCAAGCAAGAATGTGGAAACAACTGCATACGCTACCCTTGCCCTCATCGAGGCAAATAACCCATCAGCAACATCATCACTGAAATGGATTGCTGCACAGCGTAATTCAAACGGTGGTTTCTCAAGTACCCAGGATACTGTCATGGCATTCAGAGCTTTGATGAGTGCAGCAGCATCTGCTGGGAGGGATATCGATGCAACAGTTCATGTGATTGCTGACGGTACAGAAATAAGTTCAGTTGAAGTGAATCAGCAGAACTTCGATGTTGTCCAGATAATTGAGATTCCTGACGATGTATCAACTGTCACGCTTTCACTTGAAGGCACAGGCGACCTGAACTATCAGCTTGTGAGGCGTTTCAATGTCATTCTCCCGGATGTCGTTGAGCAGAATGAGATTGAACTTGATGTCGAATATGATTCAACTGATGTTTCAGTTAATGATATTGTAACAGTGAACGCTCACATCAAGTACAACGGAATCACCGGTATCGATGGCACTACAAGTTCAAGTGGTATGATGATAGTTGACCTTGCTGTCCCGACTGGCTTCAGCCCTGTAACATCAAGCCTTGAAGCAACAAAAGCATCAGAGGAAAAGATAACCCTCTACGAGATCGCCGGAAGGAAAGTTATTTTCTACATTGATGACATGCAGGCCGGAGAAGAACTGAACTTCAGCATGCAGGTACAGGCTCTCTTCCCGGTGAAAGCTGTTGTGTCAGAGAGCAAGGCTTACTCGTATTATAATCCGGAGGTTGTGGCTGAGGTGAAGGGAATGAATGTGACTGTAGTTT